In one Candidatus Ozemobacteraceae bacterium genomic region, the following are encoded:
- a CDS encoding cyclic nucleotide-binding domain-containing protein: MLDTIELFNGLTRQELEQIATITVAVTYNRGEIIFQQGDFSRDFYIVKTGQIEVSVRDIFQEHKVVAILKNGDFFGEMALFDKDSARSATTTALQQTILLKIPGQDFERLLREKPSISFKLLGALSRRLKSANVSTQPIAEKKREAKIVTVASARNGYGKTTFATTLAHMLGAELPRKILYVDLDVYFGDGTYVMGVFSPKSMMSFFEAVKTGISGWDVMVRHLVRHTDNLYSLPAPSDFLEGEKIDAPDLVSALKICRQYFDYIVIDTDSSMTELLLNVIDLSDHLFFLVDIADALAIKNNARFLQGMAHLNISENRVNLLVTKTEESFDPEKVKKLFKYRVLGGLPQFKSAPLEHGQSVYQRGPTSPYSNVVRLLVRTVLQETALQTQAQGGFIYRFLFAPERGERKALTPSVPELPASVDMFAGITEESCAPLLKYARANLTHGNLDKAQADAMRLISLCPRSSAIYQILGEIFTLQKNISMAVDALKKAIELEPTNHMALGYLAQIMSDEEMRDKALATVKQKISSNPDFPDLHNDAGKLMFQFHMYDEAIQQFRKALELNPQYSEARLYMAMCMGESGSLEAAIRELMNIKPKNIRVYYMLGIYFNNAGQFYESMQALSVVENLQSNYFDVAERLASLREYFDKLHSLLNMHQELLDAHPNYPDLHLKLGNLLLMVGRYKEAENSFKEALRVNPGYTAAKQKLEAMSNMPSYLSVLTTELEQHVAEVQEGTQPPFDVELRFEKLSGLESATGKGRIDGFAVRLRNQRGGREVMAPLSKEHLNEGKIVIHCTGLGRVMPDDLLVLQMVESKTNAVVASMPALVTANDLWAGRMVMDLTGEQARLWHYPGAGMAKDMALPVRYFCVNVQSAGLARGLRMTPPQWRAELTNPATGAKAVGYPNPDQNESATFTLTSADGKDVVHVSDRLNLRIFSPKGKETVSMDFTILQEDIDAFSKTIAVTNLPQIEERAAEAR, from the coding sequence ATGCTCGATACGATCGAACTGTTCAATGGTCTCACGCGCCAGGAGTTGGAGCAGATTGCGACGATCACCGTCGCCGTGACGTACAACCGGGGCGAAATCATCTTCCAGCAGGGAGACTTCTCCCGTGATTTCTACATCGTCAAGACCGGCCAGATCGAAGTGTCGGTTCGCGACATCTTCCAGGAGCACAAGGTCGTCGCGATCCTGAAGAACGGCGATTTCTTCGGTGAAATGGCTCTCTTCGACAAGGATTCCGCCCGGTCGGCGACGACGACCGCACTTCAGCAGACGATCCTGCTCAAGATCCCCGGCCAGGATTTCGAACGCCTGCTTCGGGAAAAGCCCTCCATTAGCTTCAAGCTGCTCGGCGCTCTCAGCCGCCGGCTGAAAAGCGCCAACGTCTCGACCCAGCCGATCGCCGAGAAAAAGCGCGAGGCCAAGATCGTCACAGTCGCCTCGGCCCGCAACGGCTACGGCAAGACGACGTTTGCGACCACGCTCGCCCATATGCTGGGCGCCGAACTCCCCCGCAAGATCCTCTACGTCGACCTCGACGTGTATTTTGGCGACGGCACCTACGTCATGGGCGTCTTCTCTCCCAAGTCGATGATGAGCTTCTTCGAAGCCGTCAAAACCGGCATCTCCGGCTGGGACGTCATGGTCCGCCACCTCGTCAGGCACACCGACAACCTGTACAGTCTGCCCGCTCCGAGCGACTTCCTCGAAGGCGAGAAGATCGACGCTCCCGACCTGGTGTCGGCCCTGAAGATCTGCCGGCAGTATTTCGATTACATCGTCATCGACACCGACAGCAGTATGACCGAACTGCTGCTGAACGTGATCGATCTGTCCGACCACCTGTTCTTCCTGGTCGACATCGCCGACGCCCTCGCGATCAAGAACAACGCCCGCTTCCTCCAGGGAATGGCGCATCTGAACATCTCGGAAAACCGCGTGAACCTGCTCGTGACCAAAACGGAAGAGTCGTTCGACCCCGAGAAGGTGAAGAAACTGTTCAAATACCGCGTTCTCGGCGGCCTGCCGCAGTTCAAGTCGGCCCCCCTGGAGCACGGCCAGAGTGTGTATCAGCGCGGTCCGACCAGCCCCTACAGCAACGTCGTTCGGCTGCTGGTCCGCACCGTCCTGCAGGAGACGGCCCTCCAGACCCAGGCGCAGGGCGGCTTCATCTACCGGTTCCTGTTCGCTCCCGAGAGGGGCGAGCGCAAGGCGCTCACTCCCTCCGTTCCCGAACTGCCGGCCTCCGTCGATATGTTCGCGGGCATCACCGAAGAGTCGTGCGCTCCGTTGCTGAAATACGCCCGGGCGAACCTGACCCACGGAAACCTGGACAAAGCCCAGGCCGACGCCATGCGGCTGATCTCGCTCTGCCCGCGCTCGAGCGCGATCTACCAGATTCTCGGCGAGATCTTCACGTTGCAGAAGAACATCTCGATGGCCGTCGATGCCCTGAAGAAAGCCATCGAGCTCGAACCCACCAACCACATGGCTCTCGGATACCTCGCCCAGATCATGTCGGACGAAGAAATGCGCGACAAGGCGCTCGCGACGGTCAAGCAGAAGATCTCGTCGAATCCCGACTTCCCCGACCTGCACAACGACGCCGGCAAGCTCATGTTCCAGTTCCACATGTATGACGAGGCCATCCAGCAGTTCCGCAAGGCCCTCGAACTGAACCCGCAGTATTCCGAGGCCAGGCTGTACATGGCGATGTGCATGGGTGAGAGCGGCTCGCTGGAGGCGGCGATCCGCGAACTGATGAACATCAAGCCGAAAAATATCCGTGTCTATTATATGCTCGGCATCTACTTCAACAATGCCGGCCAGTTCTACGAGTCGATGCAGGCCCTCTCGGTCGTCGAGAACCTCCAGTCCAACTACTTCGACGTGGCCGAGCGGCTCGCGTCGCTGCGCGAATACTTCGACAAGCTCCACAGCCTGCTGAACATGCACCAGGAACTCCTCGACGCGCATCCCAACTATCCCGACCTGCACCTGAAGCTGGGCAACCTCCTGCTGATGGTCGGCCGGTACAAAGAGGCGGAGAACAGTTTCAAGGAAGCCCTGCGCGTGAACCCGGGCTACACGGCGGCCAAGCAGAAGCTCGAGGCGATGAGCAATATGCCCTCCTATCTTTCTGTCCTCACAACCGAGCTCGAGCAGCATGTCGCCGAAGTCCAGGAAGGCACCCAGCCGCCGTTCGACGTCGAACTGCGTTTTGAAAAGCTGTCCGGCCTCGAGTCGGCCACCGGCAAGGGGCGGATCGACGGATTCGCCGTCCGCCTCCGCAACCAGCGCGGCGGTCGCGAGGTCATGGCGCCGCTTTCGAAGGAGCACCTCAACGAGGGGAAGATCGTCATCCACTGCACCGGCCTCGGCCGCGTGATGCCCGACGACCTGCTGGTCCTGCAGATGGTCGAATCGAAGACCAACGCCGTCGTCGCGAGCATGCCCGCGCTCGTCACCGCCAACGACCTGTGGGCGGGCCGCATGGTCATGGACCTCACCGGCGAGCAGGCCCGGCTCTGGCATTATCCCGGCGCCGGCATGGCGAAAGACATGGCTCTCCCGGTCCGATACTTCTGCGTGAACGTCCAGTCCGCCGGTCTTGCCCGCGGCCTGCGCATGACGCCTCCGCAGTGGCGCGCCGAGCTGACGAACCCGGCCACCGGCGCCAAGGCTGTCGGGTATCCGAACCCCGACCAGAACGAGTCCGCCACCTTCACGCTCACCTCGGCAGACGGCAAGGACGTCGTCCACGTCTCCGACCGTCTGAATCTCCGTATCTTCTCACCCAAGGGCAAAGAAACGGTCTCAATGGACTTCACCATTCTCCAGGAAGACATCGACGCATTCAGCAAAACGATTGCCGTCACGAACCTCCCGCAGATCGAGGAACGTGCCGCCGAAGCCCGCTGA